A stretch of Leptospiraceae bacterium DNA encodes these proteins:
- a CDS encoding di-heme enzyme — protein MKLITIILILFTIHCSGSLDLSNKDNNKNSQLIQSAILLRLSNQSSSGYNWGLPNGFPTPNVPAENPMTNEKVELGRFLFYDKKLSQNQTQSCSSCHLQEFAFTDRKPFGVGSTGQVHPRSAQNLANVAYHPRLTWSNNLVKSLEEQARAPMFGISPVELGLTDETYLDRLKADSRYKELFSKAFGGGVENITEQNVRFSIASFQRSLISGRSKFDLYQNYGDKSAVSASAIRGSAVFNGEIAECFHCHGGFNYTDSSSHTKSVFEEFSYHSNGIISDATYASLPSTKKGLYDVTGLTKDIGRFKAPSLRNIALTYPYMHDGSITCTIASPSDTDACSTEALGKVIDHYASGGQSQQNKDTTLIRGFSLTPQEKTDLINFLKSLTDDEFISNAKFSDPFK, from the coding sequence ATGAAACTAATTACTATTATACTCATCTTATTTACAATACATTGTAGCGGAAGTCTTGATTTATCAAATAAGGATAACAATAAGAATTCCCAACTCATTCAATCTGCAATTCTATTACGACTATCTAATCAATCATCGAGTGGGTATAACTGGGGACTTCCAAATGGGTTCCCGACTCCAAATGTTCCTGCTGAAAATCCGATGACAAATGAAAAAGTAGAATTGGGAAGATTCTTGTTCTATGATAAAAAACTTTCGCAAAATCAAACACAATCTTGTAGTTCTTGTCATCTCCAGGAGTTTGCGTTTACTGACCGTAAGCCGTTTGGAGTTGGCTCTACCGGACAAGTTCATCCTAGAAGTGCACAGAATTTGGCAAACGTTGCGTATCATCCAAGACTTACATGGTCGAATAATTTAGTTAAAAGTCTAGAAGAGCAAGCACGAGCGCCCATGTTTGGAATCAGTCCAGTTGAATTGGGGTTAACCGATGAAACCTATCTAGATCGGCTAAAGGCAGATAGCCGCTACAAGGAATTATTTTCAAAAGCATTCGGAGGAGGAGTGGAAAATATAACAGAGCAAAATGTTCGTTTCTCCATTGCTTCCTTTCAGCGAAGTCTCATAAGTGGTAGATCAAAATTTGACTTGTATCAAAACTATGGAGATAAATCAGCAGTATCCGCTTCTGCCATTCGAGGGTCGGCGGTATTCAACGGGGAAATTGCAGAGTGCTTCCATTGTCATGGGGGATTTAACTATACAGATTCATCCTCTCATACTAAGTCTGTATTTGAAGAATTCTCTTATCATAGCAATGGAATTATTTCAGATGCGACTTATGCAAGTTTGCCTAGCACGAAAAAGGGTTTATACGATGTAACCGGACTAACAAAAGATATCGGAAGATTTAAGGCGCCGTCTCTTCGAAACATTGCATTGACTTATCCCTACATGCATGATGGAAGTATTACTTGCACAATAGCGAGTCCTAGTGATACTGATGCTTGCTCTACTGAAGCTCTTGGAAAGGTAATTGATCATTATGCGTCAGGAGGACAATCGCAACAGAATAAGGATACAACCTTGATTCGAGGTTTTAGCTTAACACCACAGGAGAAAACGGATCTAATCAATTTCTTAAAATCACTCACCGATGATGAGTTTATTTCTAATGCAAAGTTTAGTGATCCATTCAAATGA
- a CDS encoding CDP-alcohol phosphatidyltransferase family protein — MKQLLLVPNLLTLSRIFLIIPSIYFLEKSLFTLAVFCVLILLLTDFFDGYLARKLNQTSPIGAILDPVADKLVVIAFFTHLLVYDSVAPIYVYLVFTRNILQLSSIPILLLWKKIQFKVKPKKIPKIGTALNFIILGLYEFNFVISKNLDILNHFTSEMEQLNTFVLAPLLLISMVIEIYILFTFIPRFYKIYKGTHDTFE, encoded by the coding sequence ATGAAACAATTATTACTTGTTCCCAATCTCTTAACTTTATCTAGAATTTTTCTAATCATTCCGTCTATTTATTTCCTAGAAAAATCTCTATTCACTCTGGCCGTCTTTTGTGTTCTAATTCTTTTACTGACAGATTTTTTCGATGGATACCTTGCCCGTAAACTCAATCAAACTTCGCCAATAGGTGCAATTCTAGACCCTGTCGCCGACAAATTGGTAGTAATCGCATTCTTTACTCATCTGCTAGTCTATGATTCAGTGGCGCCGATTTACGTTTACTTAGTGTTTACCCGTAACATCTTGCAACTCTCTTCGATTCCAATTCTTTTGCTCTGGAAAAAAATTCAGTTCAAAGTGAAGCCTAAAAAAATTCCAAAGATAGGAACTGCACTAAACTTTATCATCTTAGGTCTTTATGAATTTAATTTTGTAATCTCTAAAAATTTAGACATACTCAACCATTTCACATCCGAGATGGAGCAATTGAATACTTTTGTATTAGCTCCTTTGCTTCTTATTTCAATGGTAATCGAGATTTATATTCTGTTTACCTTTATCCCCCGCTTCTATAAAATTTACAAAGGAACTCACGACACTTTCGAGTAG
- a CDS encoding SDR family oxidoreductase: MSFLRDRIVLITGATGGLGKEMVKQFLAEGSKLILTDLNQSTLTELVEKQAKKGQILFSFASDLSTKEGCQNVYDTIKAKNLEVDILVNNAGVASIGPFLTTPESEWERQYAINLLAPVRLTKLFLKDMSKRNSGHLVNIASVASFVASPGLATYSSTKFGLRAFGEALNEELISTKIRVTNLYPFFTKNSNDAIPAVWVQRQKSNPRILNVNSRRCNS, encoded by the coding sequence ATGAGTTTTTTAAGAGATAGAATTGTATTAATCACAGGGGCAACGGGTGGACTAGGAAAAGAAATGGTAAAACAATTTCTGGCAGAAGGAAGCAAGTTAATTCTTACAGATTTGAATCAATCCACACTCACCGAGTTAGTAGAAAAACAAGCAAAGAAAGGACAAATTCTTTTTTCCTTTGCAAGCGATCTTTCCACTAAAGAGGGTTGCCAGAATGTATATGATACAATTAAAGCAAAGAACTTGGAAGTCGATATACTCGTAAACAACGCGGGCGTTGCAAGCATTGGTCCATTTCTAACTACGCCTGAATCAGAATGGGAGAGGCAATATGCGATTAACCTACTAGCCCCCGTTCGGCTAACAAAACTTTTCCTCAAAGATATGAGCAAACGCAATTCGGGGCATCTCGTTAACATTGCGTCTGTCGCTTCCTTTGTGGCGTCTCCAGGACTTGCAACTTATTCTTCTACTAAGTTTGGACTCCGCGCTTTTGGAGAAGCACTCAATGAAGAGCTAATTTCTACAAAGATACGGGTTACTAATCTTTATCCGTTCTTTACAAAAAACTCCAATGATGCAATCCCCGCAGTATGGGTTCAAAGACAAAAAAGCAATCCCCGAATTCTTAATGTCAACTCCAGAAGATGTAATTCGTGA
- a CDS encoding metallo-mystery pair system four-Cys motif protein yields the protein MKQKLFLTILLSSLLFSSCDTITGKKDDNNTASLIAAAALVNQTKTSTAASVKTINFNVVSGTSNVTCAGTIPGTVAGVTGTTLNDLRFYVHDVKLISADGTKVDFTITTDNKWQLAAGSNQYGAYSGVALLDFEDKTNGCATTGTTDMNKSITGTSPVGNYIGVEFKVGVPFYLNHMNVATATSPLNITEMYWAWASGYKFVKIEYTASSKNSFHLGSHTCTGNTTGPVNQCSQPNIPTITLTKATGFDSTKDVVTLDINALYTGADASSTGINTCMAGNATSSPKTACEPMIKNIGLNFTTGATATTQTAFSLK from the coding sequence ATGAAACAAAAATTATTTTTAACAATTTTACTATCTTCTCTACTATTTAGCTCCTGTGATACAATCACTGGAAAAAAAGATGATAACAACACTGCAAGTTTAATTGCAGCGGCTGCACTTGTAAATCAAACAAAAACCTCTACAGCAGCTTCAGTGAAAACAATTAACTTCAATGTAGTCTCTGGAACATCAAATGTTACCTGTGCAGGAACTATTCCAGGAACAGTCGCTGGAGTAACCGGAACAACTTTAAATGATTTAAGATTCTATGTGCATGATGTAAAGTTAATTTCTGCAGATGGAACTAAAGTAGATTTTACAATTACCACTGACAACAAATGGCAATTAGCCGCAGGATCAAATCAGTATGGTGCTTATTCTGGAGTTGCGCTATTGGATTTTGAAGATAAGACAAATGGCTGCGCAACTACAGGGACTACCGATATGAACAAATCTATCACAGGAACATCTCCTGTTGGAAATTATATTGGAGTTGAATTCAAAGTAGGCGTTCCGTTTTATTTGAATCATATGAATGTTGCAACTGCTACTTCTCCTTTGAATATAACTGAAATGTATTGGGCTTGGGCAAGTGGATATAAATTTGTGAAAATAGAATACACTGCAAGTAGCAAGAATAGTTTTCATTTAGGTAGTCACACTTGCACTGGAAATACTACCGGTCCTGTAAATCAGTGTAGTCAACCCAATATTCCAACCATTACTTTAACAAAAGCAACAGGATTTGATTCTACGAAAGATGTAGTTACACTGGATATAAATGCTCTCTATACAGGTGCAGATGCATCTAGCACAGGGATTAATACTTGTATGGCGGGAAATGCTACTTCTAGTCCAAAAACAGCTTGCGAACCAATGATAAAAAATATTGGACTAAATTTTACTACAGGTGCCACAGCAACAACGCAAACTGCCTTTAGCCTCAAGTAG
- a CDS encoding bifunctional GNAT family N-acetyltransferase/carbon-nitrogen hydrolase family protein — MENTGKKKAKKKTTDKQPIAPVGNAKPTSHKLKLRNTRSSDYESIKEIMDMVYSNAGGAWKREEFLSQLEHFPEGQFCIEDNGILVAAVVSMIVKYSNFGDRHTYDQITTEGYLRNHDSDGDTLYGVDIFVNPSYQGLRLGRRLYDARKELCQNLNLRRIIIGGRIPSYKDHYNEMSPQEYITKVKDKEIFDPVLSFQLANGFHVRKIMTNYFPEDKDSKTYATLLEWINIYYEEKELLIGGKKPIVRVGVVQWQMRSVDSFEAFLKQIEFFVDAVAGYKADFVLFPEFFNVPLMAKYNKLSPSDAIRSLADYTEKIRNEMLHFAVSYNINIISGSMPVYTDEYLYNVSYLLRRDGTWDEQYKIHVTPDEENYWGVHGGYKVKVFETDVGKVGILICFDVEFPELPRILAEQEMDILFVPFSTDTKNAYLRVRHCAQARAIENECYVVISGSVGNLPDVENMDIQYAQSAVFTPSDFAFSHDAIAAEATPNTEMTLVVDLDLDLLKQLKTQGSVRNLKSRRHDLYKINWFDKS, encoded by the coding sequence ATGGAAAATACAGGAAAGAAAAAAGCAAAAAAGAAAACAACCGACAAACAGCCAATAGCCCCAGTCGGTAACGCAAAACCAACCAGTCATAAATTAAAGCTTAGAAATACACGCAGCTCTGATTATGAAAGTATCAAAGAAATCATGGATATGGTTTATTCCAATGCAGGAGGAGCTTGGAAGAGAGAAGAGTTTCTTTCCCAACTAGAACATTTTCCAGAAGGACAATTCTGTATTGAGGATAATGGCATACTAGTCGCAGCAGTGGTAAGCATGATTGTTAAATATTCCAACTTTGGAGATAGACATACCTACGACCAAATTACTACAGAAGGTTATCTGCGTAACCACGACTCAGATGGCGATACTTTATATGGGGTAGACATTTTTGTGAATCCTTCCTATCAGGGGTTACGCCTTGGTAGACGCTTATATGATGCAAGAAAAGAACTCTGTCAGAATTTGAACCTCAGACGAATCATAATCGGGGGAAGAATTCCTAGTTATAAAGATCACTACAATGAAATGTCTCCACAAGAATACATCACTAAAGTCAAAGACAAAGAAATCTTTGATCCAGTCTTAAGCTTTCAATTGGCAAATGGATTTCACGTTCGTAAGATCATGACAAATTATTTTCCAGAGGATAAGGACTCTAAGACTTACGCTACACTTTTAGAATGGATTAATATTTATTACGAAGAAAAAGAATTACTCATCGGTGGGAAAAAACCAATTGTCCGAGTGGGTGTAGTGCAATGGCAAATGCGATCTGTTGATTCGTTTGAAGCTTTCTTAAAACAAATTGAATTTTTCGTAGATGCAGTTGCAGGGTATAAGGCTGATTTTGTGCTGTTTCCAGAATTCTTCAACGTGCCTTTAATGGCGAAATACAATAAGCTCAGTCCATCGGATGCGATTCGCTCTCTAGCGGATTACACGGAGAAAATCCGAAACGAGATGCTACACTTTGCTGTGTCGTATAATATAAATATTATTTCTGGAAGTATGCCTGTTTACACAGACGAGTATTTGTATAACGTTTCGTATTTGCTAAGGCGCGATGGAACCTGGGACGAGCAGTATAAAATCCATGTTACCCCCGATGAAGAAAACTATTGGGGAGTGCACGGAGGATATAAAGTCAAAGTATTCGAAACAGATGTTGGTAAAGTAGGAATTCTTATTTGCTTTGATGTGGAGTTTCCTGAATTGCCGCGAATTCTTGCCGAGCAAGAAATGGATATTTTATTTGTTCCATTTTCTACTGACACAAAGAACGCATACTTACGTGTTCGCCACTGTGCCCAGGCAAGAGCAATCGAAAACGAATGCTATGTAGTTATTTCGGGTAGTGTTGGAAATTTACCAGACGTAGAGAATATGGATATTCAATACGCACAATCGGCAGTATTCACACCTTCGGATTTTGCTTTCTCTCACGATGCGATAGCCGCCGAAGCTACGCCTAACACCGAGATGACGCTAGTTGTAGATTTGGATTTAGACTTACTCAAACAATTAAAGACTCAGGGCAGTGTTCGCAATCTAAAATCGCGTAGGCATGACTTGTATAAAATAAATTGGTTCGATAAATCATGA